The segment CAACAATGaagattattaattattatgaaaATTCCAAAATACTGCAAAACACTGCTGTTACAATGCAAAGTTGTTTTGCTTATGGCTCACAATCACTCAGTTAACACAGGTAAACGTCTGTTGAGGGGCGAAATATCACCACTGACAACTTCTTTATTTCTCTGGAACTTACTGAGGCACTAAAAGTCCAGAAACCCATCCTGGTTGGTACAGATACTCCATGGAACTTACGTGAATGTTGGGCGGGTGCGATTCCTGgtaatcaaaagtctgacacacCCCTTTCGGTTTAATTACTGTGTTATTTCCATTacatttctcagttaactcggCCAATAGTTAGCCTCAAACAGCAATTAGAGTTCAGCATCCGATGTTAGTGTAAACTAATGCTTCCAAGCAGAAACCTAACTATTGAAAACAATGGTTCCACATCATTTACCTCCCAGGTAAATGATGTGGAAGTAAGGTCTCCATGTAAGACCTTACTTCGTGGTGCATCAGTGATCATGAGAAAGGTGAGGGATCAGCCCAGAACTACACAGCAGGAACTGATTAATGGCCTGAAGAGAGCTGGGACCACAGTCTCAAAGAAAACCATTAATAACACATTACGCTGTCATGGTTTAGTTTAACAAAAACAGTCCTCTCCTTTCTTTGTAAATGGGATAGCTGGCAAAACTGCTGGTATATTGAATACATATTTCCCCcactgtacatttaaatttttaatgacTAATACTTGTCAGGTTAATTTCAGTCATACAgccaaaaattaaaagtaacAATGTACCTCAGTGTGTGGACTTACATCGTGCCTGGAGTGCCATTCTAAAAATAACCACCGCTAGATTAAATAACATGacttatatatgtatatataatgtatataatgtgaATATAACCCTAACTGTAATCCTCCCAAACACTGACCCTGACTACCTAACACggatcccaaccctaaccttaagccacCCTAACCTTAGTCCTAAATAGCCTCCAATCCCCTTCCCTAACCCATCCCTAAATCCAATCCTAACCTTAAACTTAACCCCCTAACCCATCCTctaccttaatcctaaccccacaaccctaaccctatcccctaagcCTAACGAGGACCCTAACCTAACCACCCTACCTTTAACCTCCTAACCCCATCCCAAACTCTAATCCTCTCAGCCTTGCCCTAACctttaccttaaccctaaccctacccccatCCCTACCCccatccctaaccctaatcctatcCTCATACTCTAAATCTAACCCTAGTCCTAGGTTAAGTGGCCTTGGGGTTTTGAGGTTGAGGGGATTTCACTTCTGGGgcttaactaaccctaaccctctaaccctaaccacataaaaccaaacaataaccttaaccctaaacctaatcctctAAACCAATGGTCCCCAAACTCCGGGCctcagaccggtaccggtccgtgggtcatttggtaccgggccgctcagaaagaagaacttatgtacattacttccgtttaaTTTAACatctgaaagacgttaaatttgaaaagtgacgtctgtgtggactgacccactgacaaattcatgcgtctgtcccgcttgacaggtctcggtcacgtgacaggttatcaacacacacaatgaagcgcacataaacacaccagtgttctggattaaagtcgaGGCAGATTACCTTGGattcgcccaaaaagtatcaaaaaccctgcttccatttccaacctcctgtctttgtgaagcgattttctgctgtgaccgaaaaccaaaccaaactgcggagtagagcAGACAtatggaacacacttcaggtgtcattgtctcccattacccctagatcagcggtccccatccactaattctcattattgtaattactattatttgatcgACTTGTTCActtttctattggaaatgatcaatatttctcctgcgttgaatgcactgattgtaagtcgcgaaatttcaaaataaacctcatcagtgcagtcagttgaatcgagtttttaatgtaattatttcttataattatgtCATTTACAGtgacgaaatagagatgttgattaataatttatgaaaaaaagtttggttattgtctgttgatgtctacattttacttaaaaccactgcggacgatttattattagactacagctgtcctggcgtcattaacgattatcgagcaaatgaagaccggtccgtgaaaatattgtcttagatgaaaccggtccgtggcgctaaacaggttggggaccgctgctctaaacCTGTACCCTTATTCTAACCCCTAACTCAAACCCTCGCCTTAACAACCATAATCTAACTTTATATAATaacaaaacatgattttgaGACATtaaatgaagatattttttttggggggggggtgactccTTTGTACAAATATACAAGTTTGAATAATGAATGTTTGAAAAGAAACTAAATGAATTCCACATTATAATTCTGAATTCATTGTATGAGACTTCCAGCAATCTGTACATATATGATCACGGTTCAAAGTTAACATCTACAGTCACTGCATGGCACATGGTTATATTTTAATGGCTTTGCAATGGTACAGGATGCTCAGATTCTGTGGAGCATGTTTActctttttagttttgttttgttttttgtttgttttgggctCTCTGTAGATTGGCCCTAATTAAACTGCATGATTGCAGTCAATGACGGGATTTTGCTTGATGCTCTTTGACCCAGGGGAACAGACACTAACATAAACAAAGAGGATGACTCTATAACAGTCAAAGCTCATCAGACTGTCATCATCAGACAGACATCGAGAGAAGCTCAGAGGAGAACACAGCTGACTTGCAGTACTGTTCTACGCCGTGCTTTGGACAGTAAAAGACTGGTGGAAAAAAGTATCTTACAATGGACCTTTTCAACTCTGCTCAAGGGaaaaacatctcatttgtgcGTCCTGCATATTTCATAATAGGTGGATTTATTGGCATGGCCCATGTCAaattttactttgtatttctcttttttgtttatgttgtttcagTGCTTGGAAACACAATTGTAATGCTGGTAATATATTTGGATCATAATCTGAGAACTCCAAAATATATTGCTGTTTTTAACCTTGCATTTGTGGACTTATTTGGTAACTCTGCTTTGGTGCCTAAGATTCTTGACACCTTCCTGTTTAACCATCACAGCATCTCCTACAATGACTGCTTGACATACATGTTTTTTTGCTACACCTGTCTTTCAATGCAGGCTCTTAATCTGGTTGCTCTTGCCTATGACAGATTAGTAGCTATCCTCTTCCCACTGCATTATATGGTGAAGGTGACCCACAGGTTCATGCTCACCATGATCTGTTCTTTCTGGGCTTTTATTATAATTGCTGTACTTATTGCTGTTGGTCTTATTACAAGGCTTTCATTCTGTAAATCTGTGCTTATTAACAGCTACTTCTGTGACCATGGCCAAGTATACCGGCTGGCCTGTAATGACTATTTCCCCAACGATATGGTTAGCTATATGTATcccgtttttattttttggcttCCGCTCGCTTTCATTTTAATAAGTTACCTCTATATCTGCGGCACATTGGCTAAAGTAGCCACTGTGCAGGAAGGACTCAAGGCCTTCAAAACATGCATTGGCCATCTCTCATTAGTGGCAATCTATTTCATCCCATTATTAATTGTATTTACTTTGATGGAAAAGATACACCCAAATGCTAGGATTATTAACCTGTCTCTGA is part of the Antennarius striatus isolate MH-2024 chromosome 13, ASM4005453v1, whole genome shotgun sequence genome and harbors:
- the LOC137605726 gene encoding olfactory receptor 7A40-like yields the protein MDLFNSAQGKNISFVRPAYFIIGGFIGMAHVKFYFVFLFFVYVVSVLGNTIVMLVIYLDHNLRTPKYIAVFNLAFVDLFGNSALVPKILDTFLFNHHSISYNDCLTYMFFCYTCLSMQALNLVALAYDRLVAILFPLHYMVKVTHRFMLTMICSFWAFIIIAVLIAVGLITRLSFCKSVLINSYFCDHGQVYRLACNDYFPNDMVSYMYPVFIFWLPLAFILISYLYICGTLAKVATVQEGLKAFKTCIGHLSLVAIYFIPLLIVFTLMEKIHPNARIINLSLTSIFPPMLNPIIYVLQTQEIKESVKRLLKMDRKLQLKRIAIM